A window of the Gasterosteus aculeatus chromosome 21, fGasAcu3.hap1.1, whole genome shotgun sequence genome harbors these coding sequences:
- the ipo4 gene encoding importin-4 encodes MAEELEKILSQLTEPDNAVIQQATAQLKQAFKDPAIIPALCAVMSGSQNPQIRQSAAVMLRLRVKKHWKKISPEDRESLKAVVLQVFMQEAEHTVQHSLSQLCAVMVKHETPDRWPALLQLLNQATKSSNPRDRQVGLLLLNKVMDANPEPFKPHYCQLLQLFSTVLQDHNNPTALYYCILTLTSITAYTGKEESNQMRAIIPSLIVALQHLIKADQRQAGEAMEVLNELMDTEMSIIVPHAAAIVRFCLEVGSDATLSDSLRVKALSCIAFLIKLKSKTVLKQKLLNPILQSIFPVLNAAPRPGEQDPEDAEDDSGDGTDNDNPKHCAAQIIDTMALHMPPEKLFEQLMPLTLTSLASENPYERKGGLMCLAVLAEGCADHIRTKMLSSVLQTVCQSLSDSNQVVRSAGLFALGQFSEHLQPEVSQYCSELMPLLLGYLSSLNQTKVGHVTKAFYALENFMENLGADIEPYLPTLMDTMLSALNNAENLKIKELAVSAIGAIANAAHQLLVPYFLPVIESLKGFLTATTEEMRSLQTQSLGTLGALARAVGNDVFGPLAAECVQLGLNLTDTIDDPDLRRCTYSLYSAVSTVSPDCLTPHLTAITTVMLLALKSSEGITPHVEEDKTFVLLDDDDDDDDNPDNEQFLEDEPVTDIHDASGYIVENSYIDEKEDACDALGEIALSTGVAFQPFLESSFQQVYKLRDFPHEDVRTAAFGAMGQFCQAQHKVWQESPTEANHQVLQKLLDVVLPCFVEAVRMENERQVVMGVLETMNNVMKSCKEEVFKDPSRLKEISNVIRDVLKQATACQGDDSDETEDEEQQAEYDAMLQEYAGEGIPLVAACVPADSFAPFLNDVLPVLLSKAKSSCTVADRSFSVGTIGEILQALVSVSGGQRVASKLSKRLLPVLVAGVRDSDSEVRNNSVFGLGCLAQATGPICVSDYPMMLSVFSNMLTRESNLRVIDNLCAALCRMIMTNVEAIPLEQVLPALVAHLPLKEDLEENKTVFSCLAMLYTHRPDMVVNLMKPIVAASSHVLGSKDVDKETEHILVVLMKEFALQHSADFQAAVTSLPVEQQAKLGAAVSTS; translated from the exons ATGGCGGAGGAACTTGAAAAGATTCTCTCGCAGCTGACTGAACCGGACAACGCTGTCATTCAGCAG GCCACTGCCCAGCTGAAACAGGCTTTCAAAGACCCAGCCATTATACCGGCCCTGTGTGCTGTCATGAGTGGCAGCCAAAACCCCCAG ATTCGTCAGTCAGCGGCTGTGATGCTGAGGTTGAGAGTGAAGAAACACTGGAAGAAGATTTCCCCTGAAGATAGAGAGAG CTTAAAGGCTGTCGTGCTGCAGGTCTTCATGCAGGAAGCCGA GCACACAGTGCAGCACTCGCTCTCCCAACTGTGCGCAGTGATGGTTAAACATGAGACACCGGACCGTTGGCCCGCCCTTCTGCAACTACTCAATCAAGCCACCAAGAGCAGCAACCCTCGTGACAGACAG GTtggcctcctgctgctgaatAAGGTGATGGACGCCAATCCGGAGCCTTTCAAGCCTCACTACTGCCAGCTGCTACAGCTGTTTAGTACTGTGCTCCAGGACCACAACAACCCAACGGCCCTGTACTACTGCATCCTCACCCTCACATCTATTACTGCATACACTGGAAAAGAAGAGAGT AACCAGATGCGCGCTATCATCCCAAGTCTGATTGTCGCTCTACAGCACCTCATCAAGGCCGATCAG CGCCAAGCTGGCGAGGCCATGGAGGTGTTAAATGAGCTCATGGATACTGAGATGTCCATCATTGTCCCTCATGCTGCTGCCATTGTCCGCTTCTGCTTGGAG GTGGGTAGTGACGCCACGCTGAGTGACTCTCTGCGGGTGAAAGCGCTTTCTTGTATTGCCTTCCTTATCAAGTTGAAGAGCAAG ACGGTGCTGAAGCAGAAGCTGCTGAACCCCATCCTGCAGTCCATCTTCCCTGTGCTAAATGCTGCTCCTCGCCCTGGTGAGCAAGACCCAGAGGATGCAGAGGATGACAGCGGAGATGGCACCGATAATGACAATCCCAAACACTGTGCTGCTCAG ATTATTGACACGATGGCCCTCCATATGCCCCCAGAAAAACTATTTGAACAACTG ATGCCCCTCACCCTGACCTCCCTTGCCAGTGAAAACCCCTATGAGAGGAAAGGGGGTCTCATGTGTCTCGCTGTGCTAGCTGAGGGCTGTGCGGACCACATACGCACCAA GATGCTGTCATCAGTACTGCAGACAGTGTGCCAGAGTCTTTCTGACAGTAACCAGGTGGTGCGCAGCGCCGGCCTTTTTGCCCTGGGACAGTTCTCTGAACACTTACAG CCTGAAGTGAGCCAGTACTGTTCTGAGTTGATGCCTTTGCTGCTGGGCTACCTTTCATCCTTGAACCAGACAAAGGTCGGCCATGTCACTAAGGCCTTTTATGCACTAGAGAACTTCATGGAGAACCTTG GAGCAGATATTGAGCCCTACCTGCCCACCCTGATGGACACCATGTTGTCTGCTCTCAACAACGCTGAAAACTTAAAGATAAAAGAACTTGCTGTGTCTGCTATTGGTGCCATAG CCAATGCTGCCCATCAGCTGTTGGTCCCCTACTTCCTTCCAGTTATTGAAAGTCTTAAGGGCTTCCTTACTGCCACCACAGAGGAAATGAGGTCTCTGCAAACTCAGTCCCTGG GTACTCTGGGCGCGCTGGCACGTGCCGTCGGCAACGATGTCTTCGGTCCTCTCGCTGCCGAGTGTGTTCAGCTGGGCCTCAACCTCACCGACACCATCGATGACCCCGACTTGAGACGCTGCAC GTACAGTCTGTACTCTGCTGTGTCCACAGTCAGCCCGGACTGCCTCACTCCTCACCTCACTGCCATTACAACAGTCATGCTGCTCGCTCTCAAGTCCAGCGAGGGCATTACG CCACACGTTGAGGAGGACAAGACCTTTGTCCTGCtggacgacgatgacgacgacgatgacAACCCCGACAACGAGCAATTTCTGGAGGATGAGCCTGTGACGGATATCCACGACGCTTCGGG ATATATTGTAGAAAACTCCTACATCGACGAGAAGGAGGATGCCTGTGATGCACTGGGAGAGATTGCCTTAAGCACCGG TGTTGCCTTCCAGCCCTTCCTGGAGTCTAGCTTCCAGCAGGTCTACAAGTTGAGAGAT TTTCCCCATGAGGACGTCCGCACAGCAGCATTTGGAGCCATGGGTCAGTTCTGTCAAGCTCAGCATAAAGTCTGGCAGGAGAGTCCCACTGAGGCCAACCACCAAG TCTTGCAAAAATTGCTGGATGTGGTGCTTCCTTGCTTCGTGGAAGCCGTGCGGATGGAGAACGAGCGCCAGGTTGTGATGGGCGTCCTGGAGACAATGAACAATGTCATGAAGTCTTGCAAGGAGGAGGTTTTCAAAGACCCTTCTCGCCTTAAGGAGATCAGCAATGTCATCCGCGATGTGCTCAAGCAAGCG ACTGCCTGTCAGGGTGATGATAGTGATGAAACTGAGGATGAAGAGCAACAG GCCGAGTACGATGCCATGCTGCAGGAGTATGCTGGAGAAGGAATTCCCCTCGTGGCCGCCTGTGTGCCTGCAGACAGCTTTGCCCCTTTCCTCAACGACGTGCTGCCTGTCCTCCTGAGCAAAGCT AAATCCTCGTGCACGGTGGCCGACAGGTCCTTTTCCGTGGGTACGATCGGAGAGATCCTGCAGGCGCTTGTGAGCGTGTCCGGGGGCCAGAGAGTGGCGAGCAAACTGTCCAAGCGGCTGCTTCCTGTGCTGGTAGCCGGAGTGAGAGACAGCGATTCTGAGGTTCGCAACAACAGCGTCTTCGGACTGGGGTGTCTGGCCCAGGCCACCGGACCCATTTGCGTGTC GGACTATCCCATGATGCTCTCCGTGTTTTCCAACATGCTGACCAGAGAGTCCAACCTCCGGGTGATTGACAACCTGTGTGCCGCCCTCTGCAGGATGATCATGACCAACGTGGAGGCCATTCCTCTTGAGCAG GTCCTTCCCGCTCTGGTGGCTCATCTGCCCCTCAAAGAGGACTTGGAGGAGAACAAGACTGTGTTCAGCTGCCTGGCCATGCTCTACACACACAGGCCGGAtatg GTTGTGAACCTGATGAAGCCCATTGTTGCGGCTTCCAGTCACGTCCTCGGCTCAAAGGATGTCGATAAAG AGACGGAGCACATTTTGGTCGTGCTGATGAAAGAATTTGCCCTGCAGCACTCCGCAGACTTCCAAGCAGCTGTGACCTCACTTCCTGTAGAGCAGCAGGCCAAACTCGGCGCGGCCGTGTCCACCTCATAG